In one window of Vulpes vulpes isolate BD-2025 chromosome 1, VulVul3, whole genome shotgun sequence DNA:
- the PTP4A1 gene encoding protein tyrosine phosphatase type IVA 1 isoform X1, whose product MARMNRPAPVEVTYKNMRFLITHNPTNATLNKFIEELKKYGVTTIVRVCEATYDTTLVEKEGIHVLDWPFDDGAPPSNQIVDDWLSLVKIKFREEPGCCIAVHCVAGLGRAPVLVALALIEGGMKYEDAVQFIRQKRRGAFNSKQLLYLEKYRPKMRLRFKDSNGHRNNCCIQ is encoded by the exons atGGCTCGAATGAACCGCCCAGCTCCTGTGGAAGTCACATACAAGAACATGAGATTTCTTATTACACACAATCCAACCAATGCGACCTTAAACAAATTTATAGAG GAACTTAAGAAGTATGGAGTTACAACAATAGTTAGAGTATGTGAAGCAACTTATGACACTACTCTTGTGGAGAAAGAAGGCATCCATGTTCTC GATTGGCCTTTTGATGATGGTGCACCACCATCCAACCAGATTGTTGATGACTGGTTAAGTCTTGTAAAAATTAAGTTTCGTGAAGAACCTGGTTGTTGTATTGCTGTCCATTGTGTTGCAGGCCTTGGGAG AGCTCCAGTGCTTGTTGCCCTAGCATTAATTGAAGGTGGAATGAAATATGAAGATGCAGTACAGTTCATAAGACA AAAGCGGCGAGGAGCTTTTAACAGCAAGCAACTTTTGTATTTGGAGAAGTATCGTCCTAAAATGCGGCTGCGCTTCAAAGATTCCAATGGTCATAGAAACAACTGTTGCATTCAATAA
- the PTP4A1 gene encoding protein tyrosine phosphatase type IVA 1 isoform X2 yields the protein MARMNRPAPVEVTYKNMRFLITHNPTNATLNKFIEELKKYGVTTIVRVCEATYDTTLVEKEGIHVLDWPFDDGAPPSNQIVDDWLSLVKIKFREEPGCCIAVHCVAGLGRAPVLVALALIEGGMKYEDAVQFIRHGEELLTASNFCIWRSIVLKCGCASKIPMVIETTVAFNKTGVPDVIALEVELETGPNLSYIHISQYVGLVIKSNEASIGVLESSFIRPQVWWNCNLYVWVTIKLFGHLAKVSCFTAFKMCLSLVPIDLS from the exons atGGCTCGAATGAACCGCCCAGCTCCTGTGGAAGTCACATACAAGAACATGAGATTTCTTATTACACACAATCCAACCAATGCGACCTTAAACAAATTTATAGAG GAACTTAAGAAGTATGGAGTTACAACAATAGTTAGAGTATGTGAAGCAACTTATGACACTACTCTTGTGGAGAAAGAAGGCATCCATGTTCTC GATTGGCCTTTTGATGATGGTGCACCACCATCCAACCAGATTGTTGATGACTGGTTAAGTCTTGTAAAAATTAAGTTTCGTGAAGAACCTGGTTGTTGTATTGCTGTCCATTGTGTTGCAGGCCTTGGGAG AGCTCCAGTGCTTGTTGCCCTAGCATTAATTGAAGGTGGAATGAAATATGAAGATGCAGTACAGTTCATAAGACA CGGCGAGGAGCTTTTAACAGCAAGCAACTTTTGTATTTGGAGAAGTATCGTCCTAAAATGCGGCTGCGCTTCAAAGATTCCAATGGTCATAGAAACAACTGTTGCATTCAATAAAACTGGGGTGCCTGATGTCATTGCCTTGGAAGTGGAACTTGAAACAGGACCTAATttgtcatatatacatattagcCAATATGTTGGCTTGGTGATTAAGTCTAATGAAGCTTCCATAGGAGTATTGGAAAGCAGTTTTATCAGGCCACAAGTTTGGTGGAATTGCAACCTCTATGTTTGGGTTACGATCAAACTATTTGGACACTTAGCAAAAGTTTCTTGCTTTACAGCATTTAAAATGTGCTTATCACTTGTACCAATTGACCTTTcctga